GCCAGCGCCCACACTTACGGACCGGGCGATCGATTGCTGTTGCGGTCCGGCCAGACTTGGCGCGGTGCCCTGCTCCTGCAGGGCTCTGGCACCGCGACGGATCCGGTGGTGGTGACCTCCTTCGGCGACGGGGCTCGGCCGCGACTCGAGGGAGACGGCGCGACCAACCACAACCTCGCCAGCGATGTGGTGATCAGTTGCGCCGTCCGGCTCTACAACCTCGATCACTGGGAGCTGCGCGGTCTCGAAATCACCAACTACAATTCCGCCGAAGAGGACGGCATGACTTTGGCGGAATGGGAGCAGCACGGCATCGAGGCCTTTGCACAGGTCGTGAATCCACCGCGCATCGAGCACAAACGCATCCGCAAAGTGGGGGTGCTGGTGCAGGCCAAAGGAGCCGCGCCGGGCGGAGCGCGTCGCGGGTTCACCTTTGCGGATCTCGAAATTCACGGCATCAACGGCGACCTGTCGTCGAAGCATAACGGCGGGATCTTCGTGGAGGTTTTTGACGATGGCAGTGGCACACCGCTGCGGATCGATGACGTTCGTTTTGAGAACAATCTGATTCGCGATGTGGACCGCACCGGCATCTCCAACATGTCCGCCTTCTGGCGTCGCGACGCCGAGTCGGTGGAGGATTGGACGCCCAATCGCGGCTGGGTTTTTCGTGGCAACACCTTTCGTCGCACCGGCGCGAACGCCCTCATCGTGCGGGTGGCGGAGAACCCCGTGATGGAGCACAACCTCTTCGACCGTTGTGCGATCAAGGGGTCCGGCAACGCGGCCTTCAATTTCAACACCGATGGCGCCGTTTGGCAGTTCAACGAGTTTCGTTACACCAAAGCGAATCAAGGCGACGAGGATGCCGGCGGCGTCGACAGTGACTTCCGCTCGCGCTTCACCGTCATCCGCGAGAACTACTCCCACCACAACGACTACGGGATGCTGGTGACCGGCGGACCGGGCCGGTTCAACGTCGGCACCGAGGTCTACCGCAACCTGTTCTATCATGACGGTCAGCGACCGCGTGGCGGGGGGGAAGGGCGGTTTGTGATCCGGGTTTCCGGTTCCGCCAGCGCGACGCTTGTGCGCGACAACACCATCGTGGTCGATCCGGCCCATCCCGACACCCGCGTGATCTTCCACAAACGCTGGCAGACCTGGGCCGACGACACGACCTATCGCGATAATCTGATCTTCAACGCCGAGCGCGACACCACCGTCCACTTCGGCGAAAGCTCCAACAACCGGCTCGAAGGCAATCACTTCCTGGCGCAGTATCCGGATGAGTGATACGCGACAAAGAAGTGATGGAATAGGACGTGTCACGGGCGGCCTCTTTTGACTCCTACCGCGCGCATTCCAGCCTCTTTTCCCAGCGGCGGTTCGCCGCCTGACCCCACCCCACCAAGTTCCCCAACCCCACCCGCAATGATTGATGAGCTGCACGGCGAGGCCGAGCCATCCGACCGACTCCGCGATGCCGCGCGACGCCTCGATTCTGCGGACTCAGCAACGCCCGCGGCGGTTTCCGTCCCCGTGCGTCTGCGGAAAGAATTCAAAATGAATACCTTCAAAAAAGTCTGCCGCGCGCTGCCTGTCGCCGCGCTTGCTCTCCTGGGCCCCGCGCGGGGCTTCGGCCAAACCACCACCGTCGGGCCCGACTCCGAACCGGAGGACGAGGTCGTGATTCTGTCGCCGTTCACGATCGATGCCGCCGAGGACGATGGCTGGGTCGCGGGCAGCACCTTGGTGGGCTCACGCACCCGGGAATCGTTGCGGAATGTGCCGATCAGCGTCGATGCCATCACCTCCGATTTCATGGAGGACATGGGCATCCAAACGTTGGAAGATGCCGGAGCGTTTATCGCCGGTTTGGATACCGTGCCCGACGACGAGCGCGACAACGATGACGGTGGCACGGCCTTTCGGGGCCTGAGTCAGGGCGGCCGCGAAAACGCCGCCGCCTCGCGCAACTTCTTCCTGTGGTATCCGCGCACCGACAGCTACAACGTGGGCCGCATCGATTTTAACAAGGGCTCCAATTCCCTCATGTATGGCGACGCGTCGCCGGGCGGCATCGCGACGGTCTACACCAAGCAGGCCCGTTTCCGCAATTTCGGCTCCGTCACGGGGCAATACGGGAGCTACGACAGCTACCGCATGATGCTGGACATCAACCGCCAGTTGAATGACCGGATCGCCCTGCGCCTGAACGCAGTGCAGCGCAACAATCGCAGTTACATCGATTTCGCCGAGGACTACCTCGAAGGCGTCGATCTCGCCGGCACGGTGAACATCTTCGACAACCTCACCTTGCGCTTCGAAGCGGAGGATCTGAGTTACGAGCGCACCCGGGCCAACAGCCGCGTGGAGGCCAACCAGCGCGCCGCGGATGGACGGGGTTTCTCGTCCACAACGAGCAATTACTTCACCTCCGACGGCGAGTATGTGGATTCGCGGGATCGACTCGTTTACTCGTCCGATGGGATGGGCGGCTTTGGCACGCCCTACACGCTCTCGGCCGACGACCGCCGACGCGGTGCGACCGGCGACGACTTGTCGTGGGCCGTGGGTATGACCCCGGAGATCCTGACTTACGATGGCGATCCCTTCATCACGCTGCCCACGATTCCGCGCGGCGTGAACACGACCGGCGTGCGCGATTTCATCGCCCGCGATATCAACAATTACACGCTGTGGCTGGAGTCGCGGCTCGGCGATCTCAACGTCGAATTCGCGGTCAATCGGCAGGAGCAGTATCAGCTGCGCAATGACAACCGCTTCGGTTACGCGGTGAGCGCGGACAACACCGGGCGGCTGTATCTCGACAGCGATCTCGATCGCAAAACCTACGGCAACAACGTCGACACCGTGCGCCTCACAGCGACCTACCCGTTGGAGTTCGGTCGCAACTTCAAGCAATACCTCGTCGCCAACGTCACTTATCTGGACGACGAAGCGTTTTCGTTCCGGGAGCGTCTCGTGAACAAGGCCAAAGCCTACGATTCCGCCACCGGCGAATACGACGTGCTGCATGACCTTGAGGGACGCGACCGCATCCGGGTGCGTGGTTACTTCGATGCCTCCGATCCGGTCGCCGCATTGAGCAACGCCGACCAATGGACCAGCCTTACCCCGGAAGCGTTGCCGGTGGTGCCGGGCATCTTCGAACCGATGTGGGTGCACTACACGACCTCCAACAAGCCGTTTACCGACAAACGCTATTCCAAGTCCGGTTCGTTCTCCGCGTCCGGCAGCTACTTCGGCGGCAAGCTGCGGTCGTTGGTCGGCGTGCGTTACGATCAGTTCAAGTTGAAGCGCTACCAGTTGCCCGAGGGCACGGCTCAGGAGTTGGTCGATGAATACGGTGAACTCGCGTGGTGGGGTCAGGATGTCTACGTCGGCAGTCCCGATCAGGCGCCCGAATATTACGCCTACGTGCCCGAGCTCGACCAATCGGCGACCACCGGCAACGCGGGCTTGGTGTATCAGCTCAACCGCAACCTCAATGTCTACGGCAACTATTCCTCCTCCTTCCGTTGGCAGGGGACCGAGGATTTCCTCGGGCGCAATCTCGGACCGCAGGACGGTGTCACCCGCGAGATCGGCCTGAAGGGCGAGCTGTTCGAAAACCGGCTGGGTTTCAGCATGGCCGCGTTTGAAGTCGATCGCGACAATGTCGCCTACACGTTCTCCACCAGCAACAGTGCCGAGGAGCTGGAGTTGCTCTTCAACGATGTCGCGATCGATATCCAAAACGGCTCGCTGATTTACACGCCGGCCACCCCGGGCAGTGCTGGCTTCGTGGAAATTCCGCGCGGACTCAACAACGAGCACCGGCAGATCACCGCCTCCGAAACGTCGAAGGGACTCGAGCTCACGCTGCAATTAAAACGCATCCACGGCCTGCAGGCCCGGCTGGCACTCTCCCATATCGATGTCACCAGTGATCGCGACGTGCGCGACTACGCGGAGCAGGTCGTTTTGGCCGAGGCGCGCCTGGCCGAGAGACAGGCGATCATCGATCAATACTGGCCCTCCGACCCCAACTACGCGCCCGGCACGCTGCCGGAAATGGAAGCGGACCTGCGTGACTATCTCGAGGATGCCCGGAATGTGGTGGCGAGTAACTCCACCGGTGAGCTCGTGACGGGATCCCGCTCGCGGCCCTATATGGCGAGTTGGATTCTGGACTACCAGATGAGCGACGGCTTCATCCTGCCGGGCCTGCGGATCATCCTTTCCGGCCGCTACGCCGACAACTACCTCATGTCGACCAACGACGGCGTCAATTGGTATGGCGGCTCGACCCATCCGGTGGACCTGTCGTTTCACTACCGCACAAAGCTCTTCAATCGACGGCTCGATTTGCGGCTGAAGATCGACGACCTCCATGATTTCGAAAACACCGACTTCAAGGAATTCAGTGGCTTCGTCGACCAGTATTCCGGCGAGCAGCGTCTGCGTTGGGCCAACATCCGCCCGACCAGCTGGACCTTCAGCGCCACCTATCACTTCTGATTGAACCCATGCCTATGACCGACGTCCGGGACGGGTTTGCGCAGCAACGTTGCAAACCGTGCCCGGTCGCCGGACAGTGCGGTCCATGGCGGAGCGACGCATGACGATTCGAGACTTGGCTAAACTGGCCGGCGTATCGCGCATGACCGTGTCGCGGGCTTTGAACAACGCCGCCGAGGTGGCGCCGGAAACCCGCGAACGCATCCAGTCCCTCGCCCGCGAACACCGTTACACTGGTAATCCCATGATCACCGCGCTCATGGCCGATGTGCGCCGGCGCAAGGTGCGGTCGGATCGCACGATCATCGCGGTGGTGCCGCCTGTGTTTCAGACCACCAAATGGGGCACCAATCACATCGCCAATCGCCTCTATCGCATCGGCGTCGAGCGCCGCGCCGCCGCGCTGGGGTTTAAGGTCGAGGACTTCATGCCGAGCGCCTACGAGGGTTCCTATCGGCGGGTGTCGCAGGTCCTTTATCAACGCGGCATCCAGGCCGTGCTCGTCCCCAGCATCGATGTGCGCGACCCGCCGGAGCAGTTCGAATACGCGCTTGATTGGGACAAATTTGCCGTCGCGGGCATCGGCTTTTCGCTGCACGAACCGAAGCGTCTGGATCGGGCGGTTGTGGCGCATTTTCAATCCGCGCGTCTGGCTTTGCACGAGATCCGCGAGCGCGGTTATCGGCGGATCGGTTTTGGTATCCTGCAACGCATCAACGAGCGCATGGAGGGTCGTTGGAAAGCGGCGTTCCTGCTCGATCAGCTGGAACACGACGAACTCGGCCAGATGCGTTTATTCGAGTTCGACCGCATGCAGGGGCAGAAGGCGCGGCTGCGCCGTTGGCTGCGCGAGCACCTCCCGGAAGTGATCCTGGGCGAACGTTACTTCCTGCAATTGTTGCTCGAATGCGGCGTTAAGATTCCCGGTGACGTAGCCTTTGTGTTGCTGGATTGGTTGCCGGACGATCTGGGCGGAGACCGTTTTGCCGGGATCGACCAACGTTTCGAATCGGTGGGCGAAGCGACCGTGGACCTCATTGCCGGCCGACTGAATCGCAACGAACGGGGTCTGCCGGAGGATCCGCACGTGAAGAAAATCGAGGGCCGCTGGCTGGACGGACATTCGTTGCCGCGCCTCAACTGAGCCTGAGGCTGAGAAAGGGCGGACCGAGGTCCGTGGTCTCCAACTTATTTTCCGGTCGGCGCTGTCGCGGTCGCGTTCGCGCCTTTGCGCAGGGAGCCAGGGCTTACGCCGCGCATGGATTTGAAAGCGCGGCTGAAGGCGGCTTCGCTTTGGTAGCCGAGGCGGTCGGCGATCTCCGCCACCGTGGCCTGGCCTTCGCGCAGCCACGACTCCGCCAACCCCATGCGCCAGCGGCGCACGTAGTGCATGGGCGTTTCGCCCACCTTTTCCTGAAAGGCCGCCGCAAACGCCGAGCGCGACATGGCGGCGGTGTCGGCCAGCGATTGCAGGTTCCAGTCGCGCACGGGGTCGCGATGCACCATCGCGATGGCGCGGCCGATCTGCGGGTCGCGCAACGCACCGAGCCAGCCTTGCTGCGCACTTGGATCATGATCGATCCAGGCGCGGATGGCTTGGATGACGAGGATGTCGGAAAAACGCGTGATGATCGTGTCGCCGCCGGGCCGCAGGTTTTCGGCTTCGGCCGTGATGAAGCGCAACGAGTCGTGGATCCAGGCGTTGCCCGGCACACTGGCGCGCAGGTTCATGAGTTTGGGCAACATGCCGATGACCTGCTGTGCCACCGGATGGGAAAACGTCACCGCGCCGCAGATGAGGTTCGTGACCGCGCCGCCGCCGCCGGTGATGATGCGTTCGTAGCGGTCGCCCAGCTCCTCGCGCGGCAGATCGAAGAGGTCGACGCTGGGCGCTCCGATGGCGTGCGTGAGTTGGTGTCCTTCGCCGTGCGGCAACAGTGCGATGTCGCCCGCGCTGAGATGGCAGGGGTCGGCATCGGGCACGGTGACCCACGCTTCACCCTGCGACACGACGTGAAACATGAGGCAGTGCGGCATGGCCGGCAAATCCACGCCCCACGGGGCGGTGAGTTCCGACCGGCAATAAAAGGTGCCGCTCATGTGCAGGCTGTGCAGGGCCTCGCCCAGCGGGTCCACCGTTTGGCGGATCGTTTTCAGCGCAGCGTCGCGGTCCATGAGTTGGCAACCGTGGGCACGATGCCGGGCAAGTCCACCCGGTTTGGACGAAAGAGCAGGTTTCGTGGACCAAGTGGAATATCGGGCAGCGGCCGTCGCCCCTATGCTGGTGGCGTTATGCAAAACCAATCCCACTCCTCCACCTCCTCCGCTCCCATCCTCGTTCTCGGCAGTTCCGGCAAAACCGGCCGTCGCGTCGCCGAACGCCTCCACGCCGCCGGCCGTTTGGTCCGCGAGGGCTCCCGCGCCGCCGCCGTGCCGTTTGACTGGAATGACTCGAGCAACTGGGCCGATGTGCTCGCCGGCGTCGAAGCGGTTTACATCGCCTACGCGCCCGATCTCGCCGCGCCGGGAGCCGACACCGCCATGCGTGAACTCGTGCGCCTCGCGTCCGCCGCCCACGTGCAACGGCTCGTCCTGCTCTCCGGTCGCGGAGAGCCCGAGGCTCAGCTCTGCGAGCAGATCGTGCGCGACAGTGGCATCGCCTGGACCATCGTGCGCTGCAGCTGGTTCGCCCAGAACTTCACCGAGAGCTTCCTCGCCGACAGTGTGGCGCAGGGGCTCGTGGCGCTGCCGGCGGGCGAGATCGGTGAACCCTTCGTGGACGCCGACGACATTGCCGACGTCGCGACCGCGGCGCTGCTGGATTCGCGTCACACGGGTCAGCTCTACGAACTCACCGGACCGCGCCTGCTGACCTTTGCCGAAGCGGTAGCCGAGTTTGGCGCGGCGACCGGCCGTGAGCTGACGTATCAACAAATCCCGCACGCCGACTTCATTGCGGGCATGGAGGACGCCGGGGTGCCCGCCGACTACGTGCACCTGCTCGACTACCTCTTCGGCACCGTGCTCGACGGTCGCAATGCCTGGGTGGCCGACGGCGTGGAGCGGGCGCTTGGTCGACCGGCGCGCGACTTCGCGGAGTTCGCCCGCCGCGCGGCCGGTGCCGTCGCCGCAACGTCCTAAACCGGAACCCGAAACGACGCATTCCCATGAGCCCGCTCCAATTCGCTCTCCTGATCTTCGCCACCCTCGCCAGCGCGGCGCTGGCCGGACTGTTCTTTGTTTTCTCCAACTTCACCATGCAGGCGCTGGGGCAATTGACGCCGACTGCCGGCATGGCGGCGATGCAACGCATCAACGTGGTCATCATCAACCCGTGGTTCATCGGCCTGTTTTTGGGCACGGGCGTGGTGAGCGTGGTGCTGGCCGTGCTCGGCTGGGGTGATTGGCAGAGTCCGGCGACGCTGTGGATGCTGCTCGGCGCCGTGCTGTATATGCTCGGTTGTCTGGTCGTCACTGGCACCTGCAACGTGCCGCTCAACGACGCGCTGGCGTCACTCGAACCCGGCGGGCCCACCGCCGCCGGGGCATGGACCGACTACCGGCGGCGGTGGCTGCCGTGGAACCACGTGCGCATGATCGCCTGTCTGGGCGCGGCAGGTTCGTTTCTTACGGCGTTGCTGGTGCGGGGAACGTGAAGGTGCGCGTGCCGGGCTCGCAGACATGCGTGGCGCCGTCGGGCAGGGTGACAGTGGCGGTCGAGTTGGGCGGCACGGTGACGGTAAGCGTCACGGTGTCGCCGACGCGGCGCCATCCGCTGGCGGCGAGGCCGTAGGGTGTTTCGAGCGTGGCTTCGGCGTGGTCGAGTTGCGGCACGACGAGCGGTCGCACGAGGATGTGTTTATATCCTGGATACGCCGGATCGGGGGCGAGGCCGGCGATACGCTCATACATCCACTGGCCGACCGCGCCGTAGGCGTAGTGGTTGAAGGAGTTCATCGAGACGTCCCCAAAACCGTCGGCGTGCGTGTAGCTGTTCCACCGTTCCCACATGGTCGTGGCGCCCTGGTTGATGGGGTAGAACCACGAGGGGTAGCTCTCTTGGAACAGCAGGGCGGCGGCGAGATCGGCGTGGCCGGTGCGATCGAGCGCAAAGGTCAGGACCGGCGTGCCGAGGAAGCCGGTGCGCAGGTGGGTGTCGGCGACGTCGCGCACGAGGCGCGCGAGGTGTTCACCGGCGGCGGGGATGAGCTTGGCGGGCAGCAGATCAAACGC
This portion of the Actomonas aquatica genome encodes:
- a CDS encoding TonB-dependent siderophore receptor produces the protein MNTFKKVCRALPVAALALLGPARGFGQTTTVGPDSEPEDEVVILSPFTIDAAEDDGWVAGSTLVGSRTRESLRNVPISVDAITSDFMEDMGIQTLEDAGAFIAGLDTVPDDERDNDDGGTAFRGLSQGGRENAAASRNFFLWYPRTDSYNVGRIDFNKGSNSLMYGDASPGGIATVYTKQARFRNFGSVTGQYGSYDSYRMMLDINRQLNDRIALRLNAVQRNNRSYIDFAEDYLEGVDLAGTVNIFDNLTLRFEAEDLSYERTRANSRVEANQRAADGRGFSSTTSNYFTSDGEYVDSRDRLVYSSDGMGGFGTPYTLSADDRRRGATGDDLSWAVGMTPEILTYDGDPFITLPTIPRGVNTTGVRDFIARDINNYTLWLESRLGDLNVEFAVNRQEQYQLRNDNRFGYAVSADNTGRLYLDSDLDRKTYGNNVDTVRLTATYPLEFGRNFKQYLVANVTYLDDEAFSFRERLVNKAKAYDSATGEYDVLHDLEGRDRIRVRGYFDASDPVAALSNADQWTSLTPEALPVVPGIFEPMWVHYTTSNKPFTDKRYSKSGSFSASGSYFGGKLRSLVGVRYDQFKLKRYQLPEGTAQELVDEYGELAWWGQDVYVGSPDQAPEYYAYVPELDQSATTGNAGLVYQLNRNLNVYGNYSSSFRWQGTEDFLGRNLGPQDGVTREIGLKGELFENRLGFSMAAFEVDRDNVAYTFSTSNSAEELELLFNDVAIDIQNGSLIYTPATPGSAGFVEIPRGLNNEHRQITASETSKGLELTLQLKRIHGLQARLALSHIDVTSDRDVRDYAEQVVLAEARLAERQAIIDQYWPSDPNYAPGTLPEMEADLRDYLEDARNVVASNSTGELVTGSRSRPYMASWILDYQMSDGFILPGLRIILSGRYADNYLMSTNDGVNWYGGSTHPVDLSFHYRTKLFNRRLDLRLKIDDLHDFENTDFKEFSGFVDQYSGEQRLRWANIRPTSWTFSATYHF
- a CDS encoding LacI family DNA-binding transcriptional regulator, translating into MAERRMTIRDLAKLAGVSRMTVSRALNNAAEVAPETRERIQSLAREHRYTGNPMITALMADVRRRKVRSDRTIIAVVPPVFQTTKWGTNHIANRLYRIGVERRAAALGFKVEDFMPSAYEGSYRRVSQVLYQRGIQAVLVPSIDVRDPPEQFEYALDWDKFAVAGIGFSLHEPKRLDRAVVAHFQSARLALHEIRERGYRRIGFGILQRINERMEGRWKAAFLLDQLEHDELGQMRLFEFDRMQGQKARLRRWLREHLPEVILGERYFLQLLLECGVKIPGDVAFVLLDWLPDDLGGDRFAGIDQRFESVGEATVDLIAGRLNRNERGLPEDPHVKKIEGRWLDGHSLPRLN
- a CDS encoding AraC family transcriptional regulator codes for the protein MDRDAALKTIRQTVDPLGEALHSLHMSGTFYCRSELTAPWGVDLPAMPHCLMFHVVSQGEAWVTVPDADPCHLSAGDIALLPHGEGHQLTHAIGAPSVDLFDLPREELGDRYERIITGGGGAVTNLICGAVTFSHPVAQQVIGMLPKLMNLRASVPGNAWIHDSLRFITAEAENLRPGGDTIITRFSDILVIQAIRAWIDHDPSAQQGWLGALRDPQIGRAIAMVHRDPVRDWNLQSLADTAAMSRSAFAAAFQEKVGETPMHYVRRWRMGLAESWLREGQATVAEIADRLGYQSEAAFSRAFKSMRGVSPGSLRKGANATATAPTGK
- a CDS encoding NAD(P)H-binding protein, with the protein product MQNQSHSSTSSAPILVLGSSGKTGRRVAERLHAAGRLVREGSRAAAVPFDWNDSSNWADVLAGVEAVYIAYAPDLAAPGADTAMRELVRLASAAHVQRLVLLSGRGEPEAQLCEQIVRDSGIAWTIVRCSWFAQNFTESFLADSVAQGLVALPAGEIGEPFVDADDIADVATAALLDSRHTGQLYELTGPRLLTFAEAVAEFGAATGRELTYQQIPHADFIAGMEDAGVPADYVHLLDYLFGTVLDGRNAWVADGVERALGRPARDFAEFARRAAGAVAATS
- a CDS encoding DUF1772 domain-containing protein codes for the protein MSPLQFALLIFATLASAALAGLFFVFSNFTMQALGQLTPTAGMAAMQRINVVIINPWFIGLFLGTGVVSVVLAVLGWGDWQSPATLWMLLGAVLYMLGCLVVTGTCNVPLNDALASLEPGGPTAAGAWTDYRRRWLPWNHVRMIACLGAAGSFLTALLVRGT